A genome region from Apus apus isolate bApuApu2 chromosome 2, bApuApu2.pri.cur, whole genome shotgun sequence includes the following:
- the GCM2 gene encoding chorion-specific transcription factor GCMb, with protein sequence MKLTWDINDPKLPQEPKHFDAFQEWPDGYVRFIYSSEEKNAQRHLSGWAMRNTNNHNCQILKKSCLGVVVCARSCALPGGARLQLRPAICDKARQKQQKKACPNCNSALELIPCRGHSGYPVTNFWRLDGKAIFFQAKGVHDHPRPESKLEAEARRSAIKKHMSSSHHSQKKRPLNSEVARYHDSSSYVNNLQNLPCMDGPERVGMISETSFSIPAQPYPSLQGTDFYKAPYESASFQEDQLSPYPKYPNPRIYVPRPCSYEFGVPTFISSSPYPTFYKDLTNPTLDTDPLGLNGSHYNAATVHDKNFDNPGRHYGLKPAWGKTGSGDRSDYGQMQTNANHPYYGGDYPCRYGPSPSPMAPPLQTVITTTTKVSYQAYQPSTLKYSDNLCEKKNLQSYTHVAENVSGAIYSGMKIQEDFGMIKSALLYQHDSVPTKSEPAESMETYRYGPPPGNSYAEHEGQTLRFDGTEY encoded by the exons ATGAAGCTCACCTGGGACATCAACGATCCCAAGCTGCCGCAG GAGCCCAAGCACTTCGACGCCTTCCAGGAATGGCCCGACGGCTACGTGCGGTTCATCTACTCCAGCGAGGAGAAGAACGCGCAGAGACACCTCAGCGGCTGGGCCATGCGCAACACCAACAACCACAACTGCCAGATCCTGAAGAAGTCCTGCCTGGGGGTGGTGGTGTGCGCCAGGAGCTGCGCTCTGCCCGgaggagccaggctgcagcttcGCCCTGCCATATGCGACAAGGCTcggcagaagcagcaga AGAAAGCCTGTCCGAACTGTAACTCGGCCCTCGAACTGATTCCTTGCAGAGGACACAGTGGCTACCCAGTCACTAACTTCTGGAGGCTTGATGGCAAAGCAATATTTTTCCAG GCTAAAGGAGTCCATGACCATCCCAGGCCAGAGAGTAAACTGGAGGCAGAGGCAAGACGAAGTGCAATTAAGAAGCATATGTCCTCTTCTCACCATTCCCAGAAAAAGAGACCTCTAAACTCAGAG GTAGCAAGGTACCATGACAGCAGCAGTTATGTCAATAACCTACAGAATCTGCCCTGCATGGATGGCCCAGAAAGAGTCGGTATGATCTCAGAAACCAGTTTTTCAATTCCAGCTCAGCCTTACCCTTCTCTGCAAGGCACTGACTTCTACAAAGCACCTTACGAGTCAGCCAGCTTCCAAGAGGACCAGCTATCGCCGTATCCAAAGTACCCAAATCCACGGATCTACGTGCCCAGGCCATGCAGCTATGAGTTTGGAGTTCCTACCTTCATAAGCTCCAGCCCTTACCCGACGTTTTACAAAGATCTGACAAATCCTACCCTTGACACTGACCCCCTTGGTTTGAATGGATCTCACTACAACGCTGCAACTGTCCATGATAAGAACTTTGACAACCCTGGCAGGCATTACGGATTGAAACCAGCTTGGGGGAAAACTGGCAGTGGAGACCGGAGTGACTATGGACAGATGCAAACAAATGCTAACCACCCTTACTATGGTGGGGACTACCCCTGCAGGTATggtcccagcccctctcccatGGCCCCACCATTGCAAACTGTCATCACAACCACCACCAAGGTGTCCTACCAGGCCTACCAGCCATCCACGCTGAAATACAGTGACAACCTCTGcgaaaagaaaaatcttcagagCTATACCCACGTGGCAGAAAATGTCTCTGGTGCTATCTATTCGGGGATGAAGATTCAGGAAGACTTTGGGATGATAAAGTCCGCGTTGCTCTACCAGCATGACTCGGTCCCCACAAAGTCCGAACCAGCTGAGAGCATGGAGACGTATCGGTATGGGCCACCGCCGGGTAACAGCTATGCTGAGCATGAAGGTCAGACCTTAAGGTTTGATGGTACTGAATATTGA
- the MAK gene encoding serine/threonine-protein kinase MAK isoform X1, whose translation MNRYTIMKQLGDGTYGSVLMGKSNESGELVAIKRMKRKFYSWDECMNLREVKSLKKLNHANVIKLKEVIRENDHLYFVFEYMKENLYQLMKDRNKLFPESVIRNMMYQILQGLAFIHKHGFFHRDMKPENLLCIGPELVKIADFGLARELRSQPPYTDYVSTRWYRAPEVLLRSSVYSSPIDMWAVGSIMAELYTLRPLFPGTSEVDEIFKICQVLGTPKKSDWPEGYHLASAMNFRFPQCVPISLKTLIPNASNEAIQLMSDMLNWNPKKRPTASQALKHPYFQVGQILGPPPQYLEKQTPVKPVQPTEPKTALPKLEAVSQPEPLSSPDIPDKTEPQPLSKVNHQPLQQIQLPQNTANQQVPKQQQPQAPFFPTINKNSLPNQAASGPQNGAVGPKSCRRRWGQTLVKAMDSWDDLDDTEFGMSCSKKPSIALLKEKKTKEYLFSVPEPKASCCIQPGGENKVLMRNDSGRSNTSAKQYYLRQSRYLPGVNPKSVSLVAVNKEGSHGTWNNQLFSKPLAHAGGGLSFSRNTTDENLIIPIEKLSCKERLNEKLEDPKGNPGFVSGAAYNSSGVYIPSFHKKEAGSAGQRIQLAPLGVPVSDYSWKTKAARAQLPGPTFNPAAKNMTILTRSPTSQPVHGRTDWVAKYGGNR comes from the exons atgaaccgTTACACAATCATGAAACAACTGGGTGATGGCACCTATGGCAGTGTGTTGATGGGGAAGAGCAATGAGTCAGGAGAACTTGTGGCTATCAAAAG aatgaaaagaaaGTTCTATTCATGGGATGAATGTATGAATTTGAGAGAAGTCAAG TCTCTGAAGAAGCTAAATCATGCCAAtgtaataaaactgaaagaagtCATACGAGAAAATGACCACCTCTATTTTGTATTTGAATACATGAAGGAAAATCTTTATCAATTAATGAAGGACAG aaacaaGTTGTTCCCAGAGTCAGTCATCAGAAACATGATGTATCAGATATTACAAGGGCTAGCTTTTATCCATAAACACG GATTTTTTCATAGAGATATGAAGCCTGAGAACCTTCTCTGTATTGGACCAGAACTTGTCAAAATAGCAGATTTTGGTTTGGCTAGAGAACTAAGATCTCAGCCACCATATACAGATTATGTTTCTACTAGGTG GTACCGCGCTCCTGAAGTTTTGCTAAGATCGTCTGTTTATAGCTCACCTATTGATATGTGGGCAGTTGGCAGCATAATGGCTGAGCTGTACACACTAAGACCTCTTTTCCCAGGCACAAGTGAAGTAGATGAAATCTTCAAAATTTGCCAAGTGTTAGGGACTCCAAAGAAG AGTGACTGGCCAGAAGGATACCACCTTGCTTCTGCTATGAATTTCCGTTTCCCACAGTGTGTCCCTATAAGCCTAAAAACTCTCATCCCAAATGCAAGCAATGAAGCAATACAGCTTATGAGTGATATGCTGAACTGGAATCCAAAGAAGAGACCTACAGCAAGTCAG gctttgaAGCACCCTTACTTTCAAGTTGGCCAGATTTTAGGACCTCCTCCACAGTATCTGGAGAAGCAGACTCCTGTGAAACCAGTTCAGCCAACAGAGCCAAAGACAGCTTTACCTAAACTGGAAGCTGTATCTCAGCCAGAACCTCTGTCTTCACCTGACATACCTGACAAAACAGAGCCACAGCCCCTGTCAAAGGTTAAccaccagcctctccagcaAATTCAGTTGCCACAGAATACAGCTAACCAGCAAGTaccaaaacagcagcagccacaggcacCCTTTTTTCCAACAATCAATAAAAACTCATTGCCA AATCAAGCAGCTAGTGGCCCTCAGAATGGTGCAGTAGGTCCTAAAAGCTGCAGAAGACGATGGGGACAGACTTTGGTAAAGGCTATGGATAGCTGGGATGACTTGGATGACACTGAATTTGGAATGTCATGTTCAAAGAAGCCAAGCATTGCactgttaaaagaaaagaaaaccaaagagtATCTTTTCAG TGTGCCAGAACCAAAAGCTTCATGCTGTATCCAGCCAGGAGGGGAAAATAAGGTTCTGATGAGAAATGATTCTGGAAGATCAAATACATCAGCAAAGCAGTACTATTTAAGACAATCAAGATATCTACCTG gtgTAAACCCCAAGAGTGTCTCTCTAGTAGCAGTCAATAAAGAAGGATCCCATGGAACCTGGAACAACCAGTTGTTTTCTAAGCCGCTGGCACATGCTGGAGGAGGACTAtctttcagcagaaatactACAG ATGAGAACTTAATTATACCTATCGAAAAGCTATCATGCAAAGAAAGGTTGAATGAAAAATTAGAGGATCCAAAAG GAAATCCTGGCTTTGTAAGTGGTGCTGCTTACAACTCATCAGGAGTATATATCCCTTCCTTTCATAAAAAAGAAGCTGGATCAGCTGGACAACGGATACAGCTAGCTCCTCTTGGTGTACCTGTATCAG ATTATTCCTGGAAAACCAAAGCTGCTCGTGCTCAGTTACCAGGTCCAACTTTCAATCCAGCAGCAAAAAACATGACTATTTTAACTCGCTCACCAACAAGTCAGCCAGTACATGGAAGAACAGACTGGGTGGCCAAATATGGAGGAAACAGATAG
- the MAK gene encoding serine/threonine-protein kinase MAK isoform X2, with protein MNRYTIMKQLGDGTYGSVLMGKSNESGELVAIKRMKRKFYSWDECMNLREVKSLKKLNHANVIKLKEVIRENDHLYFVFEYMKENLYQLMKDRNKLFPESVIRNMMYQILQGLAFIHKHGFFHRDMKPENLLCIGPELVKIADFGLARELRSQPPYTDYVSTRWYRAPEVLLRSSVYSSPIDMWAVGSIMAELYTLRPLFPGTSEVDEIFKICQVLGTPKKSDWPEGYHLASAMNFRFPQCVPISLKTLIPNASNEAIQLMSDMLNWNPKKRPTASQALKHPYFQVGQILGPPPQYLEKQTPVKPVQPTEPKTALPKLEAVSQPEPLSSPDIPDKTEPQPLSKVNHQPLQQIQLPQNTANQQVPKQQQPQAPFFPTINKNSLPNQAASGPQNGAVGPKSCRRRWGQTLVKAMDSWDDLDDTEFGMSCSKKPSIALLKEKKTKEYLFSVPEPKASCCIQPGGENKVLMRNDSGRSNTSAKQYYLRQSRYLPGVNPKSVSLVAVNKEGSHGTWNNQLFSKPLAHAGGGLSFSRNTTGNPGFVSGAAYNSSGVYIPSFHKKEAGSAGQRIQLAPLGVPVSDYSWKTKAARAQLPGPTFNPAAKNMTILTRSPTSQPVHGRTDWVAKYGGNR; from the exons atgaaccgTTACACAATCATGAAACAACTGGGTGATGGCACCTATGGCAGTGTGTTGATGGGGAAGAGCAATGAGTCAGGAGAACTTGTGGCTATCAAAAG aatgaaaagaaaGTTCTATTCATGGGATGAATGTATGAATTTGAGAGAAGTCAAG TCTCTGAAGAAGCTAAATCATGCCAAtgtaataaaactgaaagaagtCATACGAGAAAATGACCACCTCTATTTTGTATTTGAATACATGAAGGAAAATCTTTATCAATTAATGAAGGACAG aaacaaGTTGTTCCCAGAGTCAGTCATCAGAAACATGATGTATCAGATATTACAAGGGCTAGCTTTTATCCATAAACACG GATTTTTTCATAGAGATATGAAGCCTGAGAACCTTCTCTGTATTGGACCAGAACTTGTCAAAATAGCAGATTTTGGTTTGGCTAGAGAACTAAGATCTCAGCCACCATATACAGATTATGTTTCTACTAGGTG GTACCGCGCTCCTGAAGTTTTGCTAAGATCGTCTGTTTATAGCTCACCTATTGATATGTGGGCAGTTGGCAGCATAATGGCTGAGCTGTACACACTAAGACCTCTTTTCCCAGGCACAAGTGAAGTAGATGAAATCTTCAAAATTTGCCAAGTGTTAGGGACTCCAAAGAAG AGTGACTGGCCAGAAGGATACCACCTTGCTTCTGCTATGAATTTCCGTTTCCCACAGTGTGTCCCTATAAGCCTAAAAACTCTCATCCCAAATGCAAGCAATGAAGCAATACAGCTTATGAGTGATATGCTGAACTGGAATCCAAAGAAGAGACCTACAGCAAGTCAG gctttgaAGCACCCTTACTTTCAAGTTGGCCAGATTTTAGGACCTCCTCCACAGTATCTGGAGAAGCAGACTCCTGTGAAACCAGTTCAGCCAACAGAGCCAAAGACAGCTTTACCTAAACTGGAAGCTGTATCTCAGCCAGAACCTCTGTCTTCACCTGACATACCTGACAAAACAGAGCCACAGCCCCTGTCAAAGGTTAAccaccagcctctccagcaAATTCAGTTGCCACAGAATACAGCTAACCAGCAAGTaccaaaacagcagcagccacaggcacCCTTTTTTCCAACAATCAATAAAAACTCATTGCCA AATCAAGCAGCTAGTGGCCCTCAGAATGGTGCAGTAGGTCCTAAAAGCTGCAGAAGACGATGGGGACAGACTTTGGTAAAGGCTATGGATAGCTGGGATGACTTGGATGACACTGAATTTGGAATGTCATGTTCAAAGAAGCCAAGCATTGCactgttaaaagaaaagaaaaccaaagagtATCTTTTCAG TGTGCCAGAACCAAAAGCTTCATGCTGTATCCAGCCAGGAGGGGAAAATAAGGTTCTGATGAGAAATGATTCTGGAAGATCAAATACATCAGCAAAGCAGTACTATTTAAGACAATCAAGATATCTACCTG gtgTAAACCCCAAGAGTGTCTCTCTAGTAGCAGTCAATAAAGAAGGATCCCATGGAACCTGGAACAACCAGTTGTTTTCTAAGCCGCTGGCACATGCTGGAGGAGGACTAtctttcagcagaaatactACAG GAAATCCTGGCTTTGTAAGTGGTGCTGCTTACAACTCATCAGGAGTATATATCCCTTCCTTTCATAAAAAAGAAGCTGGATCAGCTGGACAACGGATACAGCTAGCTCCTCTTGGTGTACCTGTATCAG ATTATTCCTGGAAAACCAAAGCTGCTCGTGCTCAGTTACCAGGTCCAACTTTCAATCCAGCAGCAAAAAACATGACTATTTTAACTCGCTCACCAACAAGTCAGCCAGTACATGGAAGAACAGACTGGGTGGCCAAATATGGAGGAAACAGATAG
- the MAK gene encoding serine/threonine-protein kinase MAK isoform X3, whose product MMYQILQGLAFIHKHGFFHRDMKPENLLCIGPELVKIADFGLARELRSQPPYTDYVSTRWYRAPEVLLRSSVYSSPIDMWAVGSIMAELYTLRPLFPGTSEVDEIFKICQVLGTPKKSDWPEGYHLASAMNFRFPQCVPISLKTLIPNASNEAIQLMSDMLNWNPKKRPTASQALKHPYFQVGQILGPPPQYLEKQTPVKPVQPTEPKTALPKLEAVSQPEPLSSPDIPDKTEPQPLSKVNHQPLQQIQLPQNTANQQVPKQQQPQAPFFPTINKNSLPNQAASGPQNGAVGPKSCRRRWGQTLVKAMDSWDDLDDTEFGMSCSKKPSIALLKEKKTKEYLFSVPEPKASCCIQPGGENKVLMRNDSGRSNTSAKQYYLRQSRYLPGVNPKSVSLVAVNKEGSHGTWNNQLFSKPLAHAGGGLSFSRNTTDENLIIPIEKLSCKERLNEKLEDPKGNPGFVSGAAYNSSGVYIPSFHKKEAGSAGQRIQLAPLGVPVSDYSWKTKAARAQLPGPTFNPAAKNMTILTRSPTSQPVHGRTDWVAKYGGNR is encoded by the exons ATGATGTATCAGATATTACAAGGGCTAGCTTTTATCCATAAACACG GATTTTTTCATAGAGATATGAAGCCTGAGAACCTTCTCTGTATTGGACCAGAACTTGTCAAAATAGCAGATTTTGGTTTGGCTAGAGAACTAAGATCTCAGCCACCATATACAGATTATGTTTCTACTAGGTG GTACCGCGCTCCTGAAGTTTTGCTAAGATCGTCTGTTTATAGCTCACCTATTGATATGTGGGCAGTTGGCAGCATAATGGCTGAGCTGTACACACTAAGACCTCTTTTCCCAGGCACAAGTGAAGTAGATGAAATCTTCAAAATTTGCCAAGTGTTAGGGACTCCAAAGAAG AGTGACTGGCCAGAAGGATACCACCTTGCTTCTGCTATGAATTTCCGTTTCCCACAGTGTGTCCCTATAAGCCTAAAAACTCTCATCCCAAATGCAAGCAATGAAGCAATACAGCTTATGAGTGATATGCTGAACTGGAATCCAAAGAAGAGACCTACAGCAAGTCAG gctttgaAGCACCCTTACTTTCAAGTTGGCCAGATTTTAGGACCTCCTCCACAGTATCTGGAGAAGCAGACTCCTGTGAAACCAGTTCAGCCAACAGAGCCAAAGACAGCTTTACCTAAACTGGAAGCTGTATCTCAGCCAGAACCTCTGTCTTCACCTGACATACCTGACAAAACAGAGCCACAGCCCCTGTCAAAGGTTAAccaccagcctctccagcaAATTCAGTTGCCACAGAATACAGCTAACCAGCAAGTaccaaaacagcagcagccacaggcacCCTTTTTTCCAACAATCAATAAAAACTCATTGCCA AATCAAGCAGCTAGTGGCCCTCAGAATGGTGCAGTAGGTCCTAAAAGCTGCAGAAGACGATGGGGACAGACTTTGGTAAAGGCTATGGATAGCTGGGATGACTTGGATGACACTGAATTTGGAATGTCATGTTCAAAGAAGCCAAGCATTGCactgttaaaagaaaagaaaaccaaagagtATCTTTTCAG TGTGCCAGAACCAAAAGCTTCATGCTGTATCCAGCCAGGAGGGGAAAATAAGGTTCTGATGAGAAATGATTCTGGAAGATCAAATACATCAGCAAAGCAGTACTATTTAAGACAATCAAGATATCTACCTG gtgTAAACCCCAAGAGTGTCTCTCTAGTAGCAGTCAATAAAGAAGGATCCCATGGAACCTGGAACAACCAGTTGTTTTCTAAGCCGCTGGCACATGCTGGAGGAGGACTAtctttcagcagaaatactACAG ATGAGAACTTAATTATACCTATCGAAAAGCTATCATGCAAAGAAAGGTTGAATGAAAAATTAGAGGATCCAAAAG GAAATCCTGGCTTTGTAAGTGGTGCTGCTTACAACTCATCAGGAGTATATATCCCTTCCTTTCATAAAAAAGAAGCTGGATCAGCTGGACAACGGATACAGCTAGCTCCTCTTGGTGTACCTGTATCAG ATTATTCCTGGAAAACCAAAGCTGCTCGTGCTCAGTTACCAGGTCCAACTTTCAATCCAGCAGCAAAAAACATGACTATTTTAACTCGCTCACCAACAAGTCAGCCAGTACATGGAAGAACAGACTGGGTGGCCAAATATGGAGGAAACAGATAG
- the MAK gene encoding serine/threonine-protein kinase MAK isoform X4 has protein sequence MKPENLLCIGPELVKIADFGLARELRSQPPYTDYVSTRWYRAPEVLLRSSVYSSPIDMWAVGSIMAELYTLRPLFPGTSEVDEIFKICQVLGTPKKSDWPEGYHLASAMNFRFPQCVPISLKTLIPNASNEAIQLMSDMLNWNPKKRPTASQALKHPYFQVGQILGPPPQYLEKQTPVKPVQPTEPKTALPKLEAVSQPEPLSSPDIPDKTEPQPLSKVNHQPLQQIQLPQNTANQQVPKQQQPQAPFFPTINKNSLPNQAASGPQNGAVGPKSCRRRWGQTLVKAMDSWDDLDDTEFGMSCSKKPSIALLKEKKTKEYLFSVPEPKASCCIQPGGENKVLMRNDSGRSNTSAKQYYLRQSRYLPGVNPKSVSLVAVNKEGSHGTWNNQLFSKPLAHAGGGLSFSRNTTDENLIIPIEKLSCKERLNEKLEDPKGNPGFVSGAAYNSSGVYIPSFHKKEAGSAGQRIQLAPLGVPVSDYSWKTKAARAQLPGPTFNPAAKNMTILTRSPTSQPVHGRTDWVAKYGGNR, from the exons ATGAAGCCTGAGAACCTTCTCTGTATTGGACCAGAACTTGTCAAAATAGCAGATTTTGGTTTGGCTAGAGAACTAAGATCTCAGCCACCATATACAGATTATGTTTCTACTAGGTG GTACCGCGCTCCTGAAGTTTTGCTAAGATCGTCTGTTTATAGCTCACCTATTGATATGTGGGCAGTTGGCAGCATAATGGCTGAGCTGTACACACTAAGACCTCTTTTCCCAGGCACAAGTGAAGTAGATGAAATCTTCAAAATTTGCCAAGTGTTAGGGACTCCAAAGAAG AGTGACTGGCCAGAAGGATACCACCTTGCTTCTGCTATGAATTTCCGTTTCCCACAGTGTGTCCCTATAAGCCTAAAAACTCTCATCCCAAATGCAAGCAATGAAGCAATACAGCTTATGAGTGATATGCTGAACTGGAATCCAAAGAAGAGACCTACAGCAAGTCAG gctttgaAGCACCCTTACTTTCAAGTTGGCCAGATTTTAGGACCTCCTCCACAGTATCTGGAGAAGCAGACTCCTGTGAAACCAGTTCAGCCAACAGAGCCAAAGACAGCTTTACCTAAACTGGAAGCTGTATCTCAGCCAGAACCTCTGTCTTCACCTGACATACCTGACAAAACAGAGCCACAGCCCCTGTCAAAGGTTAAccaccagcctctccagcaAATTCAGTTGCCACAGAATACAGCTAACCAGCAAGTaccaaaacagcagcagccacaggcacCCTTTTTTCCAACAATCAATAAAAACTCATTGCCA AATCAAGCAGCTAGTGGCCCTCAGAATGGTGCAGTAGGTCCTAAAAGCTGCAGAAGACGATGGGGACAGACTTTGGTAAAGGCTATGGATAGCTGGGATGACTTGGATGACACTGAATTTGGAATGTCATGTTCAAAGAAGCCAAGCATTGCactgttaaaagaaaagaaaaccaaagagtATCTTTTCAG TGTGCCAGAACCAAAAGCTTCATGCTGTATCCAGCCAGGAGGGGAAAATAAGGTTCTGATGAGAAATGATTCTGGAAGATCAAATACATCAGCAAAGCAGTACTATTTAAGACAATCAAGATATCTACCTG gtgTAAACCCCAAGAGTGTCTCTCTAGTAGCAGTCAATAAAGAAGGATCCCATGGAACCTGGAACAACCAGTTGTTTTCTAAGCCGCTGGCACATGCTGGAGGAGGACTAtctttcagcagaaatactACAG ATGAGAACTTAATTATACCTATCGAAAAGCTATCATGCAAAGAAAGGTTGAATGAAAAATTAGAGGATCCAAAAG GAAATCCTGGCTTTGTAAGTGGTGCTGCTTACAACTCATCAGGAGTATATATCCCTTCCTTTCATAAAAAAGAAGCTGGATCAGCTGGACAACGGATACAGCTAGCTCCTCTTGGTGTACCTGTATCAG ATTATTCCTGGAAAACCAAAGCTGCTCGTGCTCAGTTACCAGGTCCAACTTTCAATCCAGCAGCAAAAAACATGACTATTTTAACTCGCTCACCAACAAGTCAGCCAGTACATGGAAGAACAGACTGGGTGGCCAAATATGGAGGAAACAGATAG